The Ensifer adhaerens genome contains a region encoding:
- a CDS encoding glutamine amidotransferase, whose translation MTTMKAVAVRHVHFEDLGTFADALAAAGFAIEYRDVGNADYLSFDPIEPDLLVVLGGPIGVYEETAYPFVAEEISLLQTRLAANRPTLGNCLGAQLIARALGARVYSSGIKEIGFSPLGLSYSGLASPLRHLADISVLHWHGDTYDLPPGADLLASTPQIVQQAFMRGRNILGLQFHPETETGAAFERWLVGHACELAAAGLSVPDLRADAERFGPSLKRAATAMIGEWLEQIDD comes from the coding sequence ATGACCACGATGAAGGCCGTTGCCGTGCGGCACGTGCATTTCGAAGACCTTGGCACCTTTGCGGACGCGCTGGCCGCGGCGGGGTTTGCCATCGAGTATCGAGATGTCGGCAATGCCGACTATCTGTCGTTCGATCCAATCGAGCCGGATCTTCTCGTCGTGCTCGGCGGGCCAATCGGCGTCTATGAGGAGACGGCCTATCCTTTCGTGGCGGAGGAGATCTCGCTGCTGCAGACGCGTCTTGCCGCAAATCGACCAACGCTTGGCAATTGCCTGGGCGCGCAACTGATCGCTCGGGCACTCGGCGCGCGCGTCTATTCGTCCGGCATCAAGGAGATCGGCTTTTCGCCGCTTGGCCTCTCATATTCAGGCCTCGCCTCACCTCTCCGTCATCTCGCGGACATTTCCGTATTGCACTGGCATGGCGACACCTATGACCTGCCGCCCGGAGCCGATTTGCTGGCGTCGACACCACAAATCGTGCAGCAGGCTTTCATGCGCGGGCGCAACATCCTGGGCTTGCAGTTTCATCCTGAGACGGAAACGGGTGCTGCCTTCGAACGCTGGTTGGTCGGCCATGCCTGCGAACTGGCGGCAGCAGGATTGAGCGTGCCGGATCTTCGTGCCGATGCGGAGCGCTTCGGCCCAAGCCTGAAGCGCGCTGCCACAGCGATGATTGGCGAGTGGCTGGAACAGATTGATGATTGA
- a CDS encoding MarR family winged helix-turn-helix transcriptional regulator yields the protein MLAMSIEPGNTPTLVDRIGDGLSRVATAMRSEAWTAAEAIGLNPTQLQILTFLVARGRSGMRVKEIAAYLGVSQPTTTDSVNALLRKGLVEKQADPSDARALKVAATLQGEAAVRQAGQLASATEDAIAALSKLEQQDLLMHLIKIIRRLQSVGAIPEQRMCVNCRYFRPNVYDDPKAPHHCAFVDAAFGPSELRVDCGEFESADAADRDAAWRVFNRGAA from the coding sequence ATGCTCGCCATGAGTATCGAACCTGGCAACACACCCACTTTGGTCGACCGGATCGGCGACGGGCTATCGCGCGTGGCAACGGCCATGCGCAGCGAGGCCTGGACGGCTGCCGAGGCGATCGGCCTCAATCCGACGCAATTGCAGATCCTCACCTTTCTCGTCGCCCGTGGACGGAGCGGCATGCGTGTCAAAGAGATTGCCGCCTATCTCGGCGTCAGCCAGCCGACCACGACGGATTCGGTCAATGCGCTCCTGCGCAAGGGGCTTGTCGAGAAACAGGCCGACCCGAGCGACGCACGTGCTCTTAAAGTTGCGGCGACGTTGCAGGGCGAGGCCGCAGTGCGCCAGGCTGGTCAACTGGCATCGGCGACCGAAGATGCTATCGCAGCGCTCTCCAAACTCGAGCAGCAGGACCTGCTGATGCACCTCATCAAGATCATCCGCCGCCTACAGTCGGTCGGGGCGATCCCGGAACAGCGCATGTGCGTCAACTGTCGCTACTTCCGGCCCAATGTCTACGACGATCCGAAAGCACCGCACCATTGCGCCTTCGTCGATGCCGCCTTCGGGCCGTCGGAGTTGCGCGTCGACTGCGGTGAATTTGAAAGCGCCGACGCTGCGGATCGGGACGCGGCCTGGCGGGTTTTCAACCGCGGCGCGGCCTGA
- a CDS encoding histidine kinase: MPEKKDLDPTANPLSAQDLRMQMLQREMEEMDKERRLKAIEEQKHADFAADFLKKHVTEEEIGIVRRLVTNAVKAGKFEAMVYSFPSELCTDSGRAINSGDRDWPNTLQGKAKEFFDRYQTYGKPQGYKLKAMIINFPGGVPGDVGFFLNWAPDKA, from the coding sequence ATGCCTGAGAAAAAAGATCTAGACCCAACCGCAAACCCCTTGAGCGCCCAGGACTTGAGAATGCAGATGCTGCAGCGCGAGATGGAGGAAATGGACAAGGAGCGGCGGCTGAAAGCCATCGAAGAGCAGAAACACGCCGACTTTGCCGCCGATTTTCTCAAGAAACATGTGACCGAAGAGGAAATTGGGATCGTACGCCGCCTTGTCACGAACGCCGTCAAGGCCGGAAAGTTTGAGGCGATGGTTTATAGCTTCCCCTCCGAGCTTTGCACGGATAGCGGACGCGCCATCAACAGCGGCGACCGCGACTGGCCCAACACGCTGCAAGGCAAGGCGAAAGAGTTTTTCGATCGCTATCAAACCTATGGCAAGCCGCAGGGCTACAAGCTGAAGGCGATGATCATCAATTTTCCGGGTGGTGTGCCCGGCGATGTCGGGTTCTTCCTGAACTGGGCTCCGGACAAGGCCTGA
- a CDS encoding carboxymuconolactone decarboxylase family protein: MSRINLVDPISATGASAELLGEIRSAFGVAPNMFRAVANSPAALASMWGSFGALGNGRLSAKLGEQIAVAVADRNDCHYCLAAHTALGRKAGATAEEMVSAQRGKSSDPKTAVALTFAQKLVDARGQITDADVRALRDAGYDDQDVVEIIAHVALNLFTNYINVALAVPVDFPGVKLVREAA, translated from the coding sequence ATGAGCAGAATTAATCTAGTTGACCCCATTTCCGCAACCGGCGCCAGTGCTGAACTGCTTGGCGAGATCCGGTCCGCCTTCGGGGTCGCGCCCAACATGTTCCGGGCGGTCGCCAACTCGCCGGCTGCCCTTGCCAGCATGTGGGGCTCTTTCGGCGCGCTCGGAAATGGCCGCCTCAGCGCCAAGCTCGGCGAGCAGATCGCCGTTGCCGTCGCCGACCGCAACGATTGCCACTATTGCCTGGCCGCCCACACCGCACTTGGCCGCAAGGCCGGCGCGACCGCCGAGGAGATGGTAAGCGCGCAACGGGGCAAATCATCCGACCCGAAGACGGCGGTCGCGTTGACGTTCGCCCAAAAGCTCGTCGATGCCCGCGGCCAGATCACTGACGCCGACGTACGGGCGCTACGTGATGCCGGCTACGACGATCAGGACGTGGTCGAGATCATCGCCCATGTCGCCCTCAACCTCTTCACCAATTACATCAACGTTGCGCTTGCCGTGCCGGTCGATTTTCCCGGCGTGAAGCTCGTACGCGAAGCGGCCTGA
- a CDS encoding MOSC domain-containing protein: MIDRQPITLDALLVGGLAPIDDRGTLSGIDKHPLDGAVLLCATGFSGDHQGDLKRHGGVDKAVHHYPRDHYRAWADEIGSIPLLRLPGAFGENLSTLGLTERDVAVGDRFRIGGALLEVSQGRQPCWKLNRRFDLPDMARRLQQSGRTGWYYRVVEGGLLSAGDRMHLVERRHPEWTIARLWHFLYVDTLNREALEEIANLAILPSSWRDYAAKRLQTHTVEDWSRRLDGEATPVNG, encoded by the coding sequence ATGATTGACCGGCAGCCGATCACGCTCGACGCCCTGCTCGTCGGTGGCCTCGCGCCGATCGACGATCGCGGGACCCTGAGCGGCATTGACAAGCATCCGCTCGACGGTGCCGTTTTGCTCTGTGCCACCGGCTTTTCCGGCGACCATCAGGGTGACCTGAAAAGGCACGGCGGTGTCGACAAGGCCGTTCATCACTATCCTCGGGATCACTACCGAGCCTGGGCGGACGAGATCGGTTCCATCCCGCTGTTGCGACTGCCGGGCGCATTTGGTGAAAATCTCTCGACCCTGGGGCTGACGGAGAGAGATGTCGCGGTCGGCGACCGCTTCCGCATCGGCGGCGCTCTTCTGGAAGTAAGCCAGGGAAGGCAACCCTGCTGGAAACTGAACCGCCGCTTCGACTTGCCGGACATGGCGCGGCGCCTTCAGCAATCCGGGCGCACCGGCTGGTATTATCGCGTCGTCGAGGGCGGACTGTTATCGGCTGGCGACCGAATGCACCTCGTCGAGCGCCGCCATCCGGAGTGGACGATCGCCCGGCTCTGGCACTTCCTCTACGTCGACACGCTCAACCGGGAGGCTCTCGAAGAGATCGCGAATCTCGCAATACTCCCTTCCAGCTGGCGGGATTATGCAGCCAAGCGCCTGCAAACACACACGGTGGAGGATTGGTCGCGACGTCTCGACGGAGAAGCCACGCCGGTCAACGGCTAG
- a CDS encoding patatin-like phospholipase family protein produces the protein MDSTGSFAAKLLSATLLFDQTSLSALEALAANSDRRILRRGEILVREGDRSDRFFVVLSGRFTVHREGVAQPVAEIGQGELVGEVGFFAALPRIATVIAARDSIVLEIRDDQFERAAKALPSLRQSVTTFLARRFAMQSPAQAQTKQPCRLRTLAIVPAGRSRISPDFIAQLRAAFAHKRAVFLTRRDLEDRFARLPIDDQSVLDWLNHLEIKADIIIYVADDEPSEWTRVCIRQADNVLLFADASDPPGLSSCEALALSVHTPSNLRLVLVHRTRAATVSGTAAWLDARPGVRQHHHVSLEDRQDVERLVRFISGEARGFVAAGGGSLGCAHIGVYKAFVEAGASFDYLGGTSSGAAIMAGFARGLDADAIDRGTHIIFVESRAFRRLTLPQYALLDHKVLDRTLQAEYGDVLIEDLWLPFFALSTNLSSRQAHVHRRGKLWQAVRASGSIPGVLPPYFTAEGDMLVDGAIMNNLPLEQMKDLKTGPNVVASLGSDGPRKHHIDYDSIPGASELAVRMLTPFGRANLPKVPSVIQVITASVLAHRPEELMLGERDLLVSPPMSNAIGFMDWSRHSELYADAYDWTKRWIENRLSESDPKLLQILGIPPGHDLSQSIVNGRDRSAL, from the coding sequence ATGGATTCTACCGGTTCCTTTGCTGCCAAATTGCTATCGGCGACCTTGCTGTTCGACCAGACGTCCTTGTCCGCATTGGAGGCCCTGGCCGCCAACTCCGATCGCAGGATCTTGCGCCGTGGTGAAATTCTCGTCCGTGAGGGAGACCGCTCGGACCGCTTCTTCGTCGTTTTGTCGGGCCGCTTCACGGTGCACCGGGAGGGTGTTGCGCAGCCCGTCGCCGAGATCGGCCAGGGCGAGCTCGTCGGCGAGGTGGGCTTCTTCGCCGCGCTGCCGCGCATTGCCACAGTGATTGCAGCGCGTGATTCCATCGTACTCGAGATTCGCGACGATCAGTTCGAGCGGGCCGCCAAGGCGTTGCCCAGTCTGCGCCAGTCGGTGACGACGTTTCTTGCGCGCCGGTTCGCCATGCAGTCGCCAGCGCAGGCGCAGACCAAGCAGCCCTGCAGGCTCCGGACGCTGGCAATCGTTCCTGCCGGCCGCAGTCGGATTTCACCTGATTTTATCGCACAGCTCCGCGCTGCATTTGCGCATAAGCGAGCCGTGTTCCTGACCCGAAGGGACCTCGAAGACCGCTTCGCCAGGCTTCCGATCGACGATCAGTCCGTGCTCGACTGGCTGAACCATCTCGAGATCAAGGCCGACATCATCATTTATGTCGCCGACGACGAGCCAAGCGAATGGACGCGTGTGTGTATCCGCCAGGCCGACAACGTCCTGCTGTTCGCCGACGCATCCGATCCACCCGGCCTCAGTTCCTGCGAAGCGCTGGCGCTCTCGGTCCACACGCCGTCCAACCTTCGGCTTGTGCTTGTCCACAGGACGCGCGCGGCAACGGTTTCCGGAACCGCCGCCTGGCTCGATGCACGGCCCGGCGTTCGCCAGCATCACCACGTTTCGCTGGAAGATCGGCAGGATGTCGAACGTCTGGTCCGGTTCATATCGGGTGAGGCGAGGGGCTTCGTTGCCGCCGGCGGCGGCTCGCTCGGCTGCGCGCATATCGGGGTCTATAAGGCATTCGTCGAGGCCGGAGCGTCCTTCGACTATCTCGGCGGCACCAGTTCCGGAGCCGCGATCATGGCCGGGTTCGCGAGAGGATTGGACGCCGACGCGATCGACCGGGGAACACACATCATCTTCGTCGAGAGCCGCGCCTTTCGTCGTCTCACCTTGCCGCAATATGCGCTGCTCGATCACAAGGTGCTCGACCGCACGCTGCAGGCGGAATATGGCGACGTTCTGATCGAGGACCTCTGGCTTCCGTTCTTTGCTCTGTCGACCAATCTCAGCAGCCGGCAGGCGCATGTCCACCGTCGGGGAAAGCTCTGGCAGGCTGTCAGGGCGTCGGGCTCGATCCCCGGCGTCCTGCCGCCGTACTTTACCGCCGAAGGCGATATGCTCGTCGATGGCGCCATCATGAACAATCTGCCGCTGGAGCAGATGAAAGACCTCAAGACGGGGCCCAATGTAGTCGCCAGTCTTGGGTCCGACGGACCAAGAAAACATCATATCGACTATGACAGCATCCCTGGGGCGTCCGAACTGGCGGTGCGGATGCTCACACCGTTCGGCCGTGCCAACCTGCCGAAGGTCCCGAGCGTAATCCAGGTGATTACGGCCAGCGTATTGGCACACAGGCCGGAAGAGCTCATGCTCGGTGAGCGCGATCTCCTCGTCTCCCCGCCGATGTCGAACGCAATCGGGTTCATGGACTGGAGCCGGCATTCCGAGCTCTACGCCGACGCTTACGACTGGACGAAGAGATGGATCGAGAACCGTCTCAGCGAGAGCGATCCGAAGCTCCTGCAGATACTCGGCATTCCGCCTGGACACGACCTGTCGCAGTCGATCGTGAATGGCCGGGACCGGTCCGCCCTGTAG
- a CDS encoding peroxiredoxin family protein, which produces MNSNYRIAAPELAVSKWFNAPTPLSLERLRGRVVFLHAFQMLCPACVSHGLPQAQRAQDIFRETDLQVIGLHSVFEHHAVMTPEALKAFIHEYRLTFPIAVDQPSDDGPIPKTMERYGMRGTPTAIIIGRDGHVEYHRFGIEDDMVVGARLATLLATPIPDFSAAVSETLGCTSDGCTIPDTQNGRR; this is translated from the coding sequence ATGAACAGCAACTATCGGATCGCGGCGCCGGAACTCGCCGTTTCGAAATGGTTCAATGCCCCGACACCCCTCAGCCTCGAGCGACTTCGCGGACGGGTCGTTTTCCTCCATGCCTTCCAGATGCTCTGCCCCGCATGCGTTTCGCACGGACTGCCGCAGGCGCAGCGCGCCCAGGACATCTTTCGCGAGACCGACCTCCAGGTCATCGGCCTGCATTCGGTGTTCGAGCATCACGCGGTCATGACGCCGGAGGCACTCAAGGCCTTCATCCACGAATACCGGCTGACCTTCCCGATTGCCGTCGATCAACCATCCGACGATGGGCCGATACCGAAGACAATGGAGCGTTACGGCATGCGCGGGACACCGACTGCGATCATTATTGGCCGCGACGGCCACGTTGAATACCATCGCTTCGGTATCGAAGACGATATGGTCGTCGGCGCACGCCTGGCGACACTGCTCGCTACCCCGATCCCGGACTTCTCCGCAGCAGTTTCGGAAACGCTCGGATGTACGAGCGACGGCTGCACGATCCCCGATACCCAGAATGGTCGCCGCTAG
- the ssuD gene encoding FMNH2-dependent alkanesulfonate monooxygenase, producing the protein MNTAPVKVPEKINVLWFLPTHGDSRYLGTTRGGRNVDINYLKQVAQAADSLGYYGVLIPTGRSCEDSWVVASALAPLTEKLRFLIAVRPGLLSPTLAARMTATLDRLSNGRLLINVVTGGDPIENKGDGIHLSHTERYEVTEEFLNIYKAVLRGEDVDFKGNHFDIEDGKLLFQPVQKPHPPLYFGGSSGKGQEVAARTIDKYLTWGEPVEDVARKIAEVRALADAEGRDVTFGIRLHVIVRETAKEAWQAADELIQYVDDDTIAAAQKVFERMDSVGQSRMSRLHGGLRDKLEVAPNLWAGVGLVRGGAGTALVGDPDQVKARMEEYRQAGIDSFILSGYPHLEEAYRFGELVLPNLPLAHAVPAREASINTGPFGETIAGDHRPKLKVSQS; encoded by the coding sequence ATGAACACTGCGCCCGTAAAAGTCCCTGAAAAGATCAATGTTCTCTGGTTCCTTCCGACCCATGGTGACAGTCGCTATCTCGGCACCACGCGCGGCGGCCGCAATGTCGATATCAACTACCTGAAGCAAGTGGCGCAGGCCGCCGACTCGCTCGGCTATTACGGCGTGCTCATTCCGACGGGGCGCAGCTGCGAGGATAGCTGGGTGGTCGCCTCGGCGCTGGCGCCGCTGACCGAAAAACTGCGCTTCCTGATTGCAGTGCGACCCGGCCTTCTGTCGCCGACATTGGCAGCGCGCATGACTGCGACGCTCGATCGGCTCTCGAACGGACGACTGCTGATCAACGTCGTCACCGGCGGCGACCCGATCGAAAACAAGGGCGATGGTATCCACCTCTCGCACACCGAACGCTACGAGGTGACGGAGGAATTTCTGAACATCTACAAGGCGGTGCTTCGCGGCGAAGACGTCGATTTCAAGGGGAACCACTTCGATATCGAGGACGGGAAGCTTCTGTTCCAGCCTGTGCAGAAGCCGCATCCGCCGCTTTATTTCGGCGGTTCATCGGGCAAGGGCCAGGAAGTGGCGGCGCGCACCATCGACAAGTACCTGACCTGGGGAGAACCCGTCGAAGACGTTGCCAGGAAGATTGCCGAGGTTCGCGCGCTCGCAGATGCCGAGGGCAGGGATGTGACCTTCGGCATCCGCCTTCACGTGATCGTGCGCGAAACCGCCAAGGAGGCATGGCAGGCGGCCGACGAACTGATACAATATGTCGATGACGACACGATTGCCGCCGCACAGAAGGTGTTCGAGCGTATGGATTCGGTTGGGCAGAGCCGCATGAGCCGTCTGCATGGTGGCCTGCGCGACAAGCTTGAAGTCGCTCCGAACCTCTGGGCCGGGGTCGGCTTGGTGCGCGGCGGCGCGGGCACGGCCCTTGTCGGTGATCCTGATCAGGTGAAGGCCCGCATGGAGGAGTACCGGCAGGCGGGTATCGATAGTTTCATCCTGTCCGGCTATCCGCACCTTGAGGAGGCCTATCGGTTCGGTGAACTGGTGCTGCCGAACCTGCCACTTGCCCATGCCGTTCCGGCACGCGAAGCGTCGATCAACACCGGGCCGTTTGGCGAAACGATTGCTGGCGACCATCGTCCGAAGCTGAAGGTCTCCCAGTCGTGA
- a CDS encoding MgtC/SapB family protein: MDQIAAELFPSSQISYPVMFARILGALFFGAIIGFEREAKARPAGLKTHMLVCLAACTFGIISLESVRLGGFFDDRVRLDPLRVVEAVTAGVAFLAAGTIVLSRGEVQGITTGASLWLAGAIGLAVGFGQWVVAGFAVASAFSVLFVIGSIEARAMCYEKPDVEPRDEANDTNAKR, from the coding sequence ATGGATCAGATCGCCGCCGAACTATTCCCGTCTTCACAGATTTCCTATCCCGTCATGTTTGCGCGCATTCTCGGCGCGCTATTTTTTGGTGCGATCATCGGCTTCGAGCGTGAAGCAAAGGCGCGACCAGCGGGCCTCAAGACCCATATGCTCGTCTGCCTTGCCGCGTGCACCTTCGGCATCATCTCACTCGAAAGCGTCCGTCTCGGAGGCTTCTTCGACGATCGCGTCCGCCTCGATCCGCTGCGGGTCGTGGAAGCGGTGACCGCGGGCGTTGCCTTTCTCGCCGCCGGCACCATCGTGCTTTCCAGGGGGGAAGTTCAGGGGATAACGACCGGTGCCAGCCTCTGGCTCGCGGGGGCCATCGGCCTTGCTGTGGGCTTCGGTCAATGGGTCGTCGCCGGCTTTGCAGTTGCTTCTGCCTTCTCTGTCCTCTTCGTCATCGGCTCCATCGAGGCGCGGGCCATGTGCTACGAAAAGCCTGATGTGGAACCGCGGGACGAGGCGAACGATACCAACGCCAAGCGTTAG
- a CDS encoding pseudoazurin, translating to MLNAIKSGLGIAIAAMLVAAPAAAADFEVHMLNKGKEGAMVFEPASLKVAPGDTVTFIPTDKGHNVETIKGMIPDGAEAFKSKINENYKVTFTAPGVYAVKCTPHYGMGMVGVVQVGDAPANLDAVKAAKNPKKAQERLDAALVALGN from the coding sequence ATGTTGAATGCAATCAAGAGCGGATTGGGTATCGCCATCGCGGCAATGCTTGTCGCAGCACCTGCAGCCGCCGCAGACTTCGAAGTGCACATGCTGAACAAGGGCAAGGAAGGCGCGATGGTGTTCGAGCCGGCGTCGCTGAAGGTTGCGCCCGGCGACACGGTCACCTTCATCCCGACCGATAAGGGGCACAATGTCGAAACCATCAAGGGCATGATCCCGGATGGTGCCGAGGCTTTCAAGAGCAAGATCAATGAGAACTACAAGGTGACCTTCACCGCACCCGGGGTCTACGCCGTCAAGTGCACGCCGCACTACGGTATGGGCATGGTCGGCGTCGTCCAGGTCGGAGACGCCCCTGCCAATCTCGATGCCGTGAAGGCTGCCAAGAACCCGAAGAAGGCGCAGGAGCGCCTGGATGCCGCCCTGGTGGCGCTTGGAAACTAA
- a CDS encoding FAD/NAD(P)-binding protein, with amino-acid sequence MIAIVGGGFTGAAVAANLARNAASDGADIVVFEPRVRLGAGLAYDTDNPAHRINVPAARMSLIPDDPDDFLNWMVTRGEPRDDPEALAVDGNLYPRRAVFGRYVGEFIAPFLKSGKVEHRRERVEHIERRGSRWRLSSSAGTELLADIVVIATTHPAPCAPRHLDQVLHGHPRYVPDSTVAGALACIRADDHVLVVGNGLTAADVIASLGLADHRGPIVALSRRGLRSRGHAAVPQEPFGDFTGEPARTALELLKRVRRALLDAADIGTSWHGVFDALRSQGGEIWRALPVTERRRLVRHLRPFWDVHRFRVAPQIDGAILHGLEQGRLRILGASIEEVERRGQVIAVDIRHRHTGHRERLLFDACVVTTGPAHTGILSSQGWLADLASQGWLRSDDVGLGLACDEVSCAIGANGMAERSLIVAGPLARGTFGELMGLPQVNDHAIFVANEVADMLVKSRRDSRRVATVARMQQRQTTKARDVASR; translated from the coding sequence GTGATCGCAATCGTCGGCGGCGGCTTCACCGGGGCGGCGGTTGCTGCAAACCTGGCGCGAAACGCGGCAAGTGACGGCGCGGACATTGTTGTTTTCGAGCCGAGGGTGCGACTTGGCGCAGGCCTCGCCTATGACACGGACAATCCTGCGCACCGCATCAATGTGCCGGCCGCGCGCATGAGCCTCATTCCCGATGATCCCGACGATTTCCTCAACTGGATGGTGACAAGAGGTGAACCGCGCGATGATCCGGAGGCCCTGGCGGTCGACGGCAATCTCTATCCGCGCCGGGCAGTGTTCGGCCGCTATGTCGGCGAGTTCATCGCGCCCTTTCTGAAAAGTGGAAAGGTGGAGCATCGGCGCGAACGCGTCGAGCACATCGAGCGCCGCGGGAGCCGTTGGCGGCTGAGCAGTTCGGCCGGCACGGAACTGCTGGCCGATATCGTCGTTATCGCCACCACCCATCCGGCGCCGTGCGCCCCACGGCACCTGGATCAGGTCCTTCACGGCCACCCGCGCTATGTGCCTGATTCCACCGTTGCAGGTGCCTTGGCCTGCATCCGCGCCGATGACCACGTCCTTGTCGTCGGAAACGGGCTCACGGCAGCCGACGTGATTGCCTCGTTGGGTCTCGCCGATCATCGTGGGCCGATCGTTGCGTTGTCGCGCCGCGGCCTGCGGTCACGCGGCCATGCGGCCGTGCCCCAGGAGCCTTTCGGCGATTTTACCGGCGAACCGGCGCGAACCGCACTCGAACTGTTGAAGCGGGTCCGGCGTGCCTTGCTGGATGCGGCCGACATCGGTACGAGCTGGCATGGCGTTTTCGATGCGCTTCGCAGCCAAGGTGGCGAGATCTGGCGGGCCCTGCCGGTGACGGAGCGCCGCCGGCTCGTGCGCCATCTGCGTCCCTTCTGGGACGTTCACCGTTTTCGCGTTGCGCCACAGATCGATGGAGCGATCCTGCATGGGCTGGAGCAGGGGCGGCTCCGAATCCTCGGAGCTTCGATCGAGGAGGTCGAAAGACGCGGTCAGGTCATCGCCGTCGATATCCGCCACCGGCACACGGGCCACAGGGAGCGCCTGCTCTTCGATGCCTGCGTGGTGACGACCGGTCCGGCCCATACAGGAATACTTTCAAGCCAGGGTTGGCTTGCCGATCTCGCATCACAAGGGTGGTTGCGTTCGGATGACGTGGGTCTGGGGCTTGCCTGTGACGAGGTCAGCTGTGCGATCGGTGCGAACGGCATGGCCGAGCGATCGCTGATCGTCGCGGGGCCGCTGGCGCGCGGTACGTTTGGCGAACTCATGGGCCTGCCGCAAGTCAACGATCACGCAATATTCGTCGCCAACGAGGTTGCAGACATGTTGGTGAAGTCGAGACGAGATAGCCGGCGTGTTGCTACCGTCGCAAGAATGCAGCAAAGGCAGACAACGAAAGCGCGCGACGTCGCTAGCCGTTGA
- the ppk2 gene encoding polyphosphate kinase 2, with protein sequence MGKHEGKKKNKDKNGADKVAEAAAPEERSSADYDGELARLQEEIAHLQAWVKKSGARIVIVFEGRDAAGKGGVIRRLTERVSPRVFRVTALPAPTEREKSQIYMQRYIQHLPAAGEVVIFDRSWYNRPGVERVMGFCTDDSARRFLELAPRFEAAMVESGIVLLKYFLDVSEKEQERRFRQRIADPLRQWKLSPMDVESYQRWWDYTRAYNEMIRMTDTEYAPWWIVPSDDKKRARINCISHILASIPYERVKFSEPDLGKRQKRPDGFVADDHVRRNVPDVF encoded by the coding sequence ATGGGAAAGCACGAAGGCAAGAAAAAGAATAAGGACAAGAACGGCGCCGACAAGGTTGCCGAAGCAGCAGCACCAGAGGAACGGTCATCCGCGGACTACGACGGGGAGCTCGCCCGATTGCAGGAGGAGATCGCACACCTGCAGGCCTGGGTGAAGAAGAGCGGCGCCCGCATCGTCATCGTCTTCGAAGGACGCGATGCCGCAGGCAAGGGTGGCGTGATCAGGCGGCTCACCGAGCGCGTCAGCCCTCGCGTCTTCCGGGTTACGGCCCTGCCCGCACCCACGGAGCGGGAAAAGTCGCAGATATACATGCAGCGCTACATTCAACATTTGCCGGCAGCCGGCGAGGTCGTGATCTTCGACCGGTCCTGGTACAACCGCCCGGGCGTGGAACGCGTCATGGGTTTCTGCACGGATGACAGCGCCAGGCGTTTCCTTGAACTCGCGCCGCGCTTCGAAGCGGCAATGGTTGAAAGCGGCATCGTCCTGCTGAAATACTTCCTCGACGTCAGCGAAAAGGAACAGGAGCGCCGGTTCCGCCAACGCATCGCAGACCCGTTGCGCCAGTGGAAACTCAGCCCCATGGACGTCGAATCCTATCAGCGCTGGTGGGACTATACCCGGGCCTATAACGAAATGATCCGCATGACGGACACGGAATATGCCCCCTGGTGGATCGTGCCGTCAGACGACAAGAAGCGGGCGCGGATCAATTGCATCTCGCACATTCTCGCCTCGATCCCCTACGAGCGCGTGAAGTTCTCCGAACCGGACCTCGGCAAGCGCCAGAAGCGACCTGATGGCTTCGTAGCGGACGATCACGTTCGCAGAAACGTGCCTGACGTTTTCTAG